The genomic window TAGAGTGCAGCTTCTAGCAACACAAACAAGGCGGTTCAAGCGGGCCCTGGCGTCAGGGTGGTCTATCAGGAGAGGTATACTCCCACCTCTTCATTCATCATCAGTCGTCTAGAACATCACCAGTTTTCACTCCAGCATCTTCCTCAACACCTTGACCTGCTCCATCACAGCCTCTTTGCAGGTGCCGCCCTTGGCAGACCTCATCTCCACGCTCTTGTCGTAGTCAAACGACTCGGCAATATCGGGCTCAAATCGCTCGTCAATCTCCCGCAGCTGCTCGTACGTGAGCTTGTCCATCGGCACACCCGTCTGCTCCGACAGCGCCACGCACCTTCCAGAGATGTGGTGCGTCTCACGGAAAGGCACGCCCTTGCGCACCAGATAGTCAGCCACATCGGTGGCCAGCATGAACGGGTCCAATGCGGCCTGCATCTTGTCGCCCCGCGCCTCCAGAGTGGCAAGCACGCCCTCGGCGATCTGTATGCTGTCCGAGACGGTGCGGACGTGGTCCAGCATTGGCTCAATGCTCTCCTGGAGATCCTTGTTGTAGGTACTCGGGAGGCCCTTTTGAACCATCATGAAGCCAGCCATGTGGCCAAAGGCACGCCCGCTCTTGCCCCGCAGCAGCTCCAGGCTGTCCGGGTTCTTCTTCTGCGGCATCAAGCTGCTGCCGGTCGAGTAGGCATCGGCCAGGCGCACAAAGCCGAACTCGGCCGTCGAGTAGATGATCAGATCCTCAGCCCATCGGCTGATGTGTTGCATCAACATGGCACCCCACTGCAGAGTCTCGGCGACAAAGTCACGGTCGGCAACGGCTCCCATTGAGTTCCACATGAGGCCATCAAAGCCCAACTCCTTGGCCATCATCTCGCGGTCGATACCGAACGGGTTGCCGGCCAGCGCACCGCAGCCCAGAGGTGAGCGGTTGACCCGCTTGATCACCTCCCTCAGGCGCTCGAGGTCGGAGGCGAAGACGAGTCCATAAGACAACATCCAGTGGCTCCAGCGGATGGGCTGGGCGCGCTGAAGGTGTGTGTATCCAGGCATGACCAGGTCGATCTCCCGCTCGGCACGGGCGGCGGTGACGGTCAGGAAGCTGACGAGGTACGACTCGATCTTGCGCAGTTCGTCGCGCAGCCACATGCGCATGTCGGTGACCACCTGCTCGTTGCGCGAGCGGCCTGTGTGAAGCTTGCCGGCAACATCCTTGCCAATGATCTCGCCTAGTCGTCGTTCGTTGGCAGTGTGAATGTCCCTGAGAAGGTCAAATCGTTAGCGACTTGGGAGTCAAAGCGCCGAGATGGAGGATCACCAACTCACTCATCTGCACCCGGCACAATCTTAAAGGTACCAGCCTCCCACTCCTTCTGAACCTCGAGCAAACCCTTCTCAATCTGTTCGAACTCGGCCTGTGTGATGACACCGGCTTTGCTGTTTGCTCGCGCAAAGGCGATGCTTCCAGCGATGTCCTGGCGGTACAGGTTCTTATCGAAGTAGATACTCTCGTTGTATGCCACCATGAGCGGGTCCAGGCCACCTGtgaagcgcccgccccagagcatgtttgcctttttttcgtgTGACGGTAGTTCAGCCATTTTGTCTTGGTGTTTGTGATGGAAAGAAGGTACTACCAAGACTTTGGGTATTTATTCTGCTGTACTTGTATCCCTTCTCTTTTTGTTGAGTCACAGTTCCAGCAAATGTGATGAGTCTTaataaagaacaaaaaaaaaaaagtcaagaaAAATTCACCAGCATTAGAAACGTCATGCCATGGCGGGCATATCCATCAA from Pyricularia oryzae 70-15 chromosome 4, whole genome shotgun sequence includes these protein-coding regions:
- a CDS encoding argininosuccinate lyase codes for the protein MAELPSHEKKANMLWGGRFTGGLDPLMVAYNESIYFDKNLYRQDIAGSIAFARANSKAGVITQAEFEQIEKGLLEVQKEWEAGTFKIVPGADEDIHTANERRLGEIIGKDVAGKLHTGRSRNEQVVTDMRMWLRDELRKIESYLVSFLTVTAARAEREIDLVMPGYTHLQRAQPIRWSHWMLSYGLVFASDLERLREVIKRVNRSPLGCGALAGNPFGIDREMMAKELGFDGLMWNSMGAVADRDFVAETLQWGAMLMQHISRWAEDLIIYSTAEFGFVRLADAYSTGSSLMPQKKNPDSLELLRGKSGRAFGHMAGFMMVQKGLPSTYNKDLQESIEPMLDHVRTVSDSIQIAEGVLATLEARGDKMQAALDPFMLATDVADYLVRKGVPFRETHHISGRCVALSEQTGVPMDKLTYEQLREIDERFEPDIAESFDYDKSVEMRSAKGGTCKEAVMEQVKVLRKMLE